From a single Pseudomonas sp. A34-9 genomic region:
- a CDS encoding transglutaminase family protein produces the protein MSIHVALHHVTHYRYDRAVELGPQIVRLRPAAHSRTRILSYALKVSPEQHFINWQQDPQGNYLARLVFPEKTSELRIEVDLLAEMAVFNPFDFFLEPYAEKIPFAYASDERKELAPYLETLPLTPKFKAYLDAIDRTPLPAVDFLVALNQRLSEDIGYLIRMEPGVQTPEYTLEHASGSCRDSAWLLVQLLRNLGLAARFVSGYLIQLTADVKSLDGPSGTEVDFTDLHAWCEVYLPGAGWIGLDATSGLFAGEGHIPLACSPDPSSAAPISGLVEPCECEFSHEMSVERIWEAPRVTKPYTDEQWLAIQALGRQIDADLLADDVRLTMGGEPTFVSIDDPDGAEWNTAALGPAKRKLSAELFQRMRKHYAPQGLVHFGQGKWYPGEQLPRWSLNCYWRRDGVPIWHNDALIADEQQDYGATGELAGRFLASVAERLKLPARFVFPAYEDNFYYLWREGTLPGNVSAEDSRLEEPLERARLRKVFSQGLNKVIGQVLPLARTAKGDQWQSGRWYLRDEHCRLVPGDSPLGYRLPLGSQPWVKAAEYPFIHPQDPNQDFAALPDTAQLNSPGQAAAPDERAPKIDESADWLTRTAFCAEAREGRLYLFMPPLERVEDYLELVAAIEATAEELHCPVLLEGYEPPSDPRLSNFRITPDPGVIEVNVQPSASWDELVERTEFLYEQARQTRLTSEKFMIDGRHTGTGGGNHFVLGGATPADSPFLRRPDLLRSLISYWHNHPSLSYLFSGLFIGPTSQAPRVDEARNDALYELEIAFAQMPEPGEECAPWLVDRLLRNLLIDVTGNTHRAEFCIDKLYSPDGATGRLGLLELRAFEMPPHARMSLAQQLLLRALVARFWREPYAPPKLARWGTELHDRFLLPHFIEQDFADVIVELNNAGYPLRAQWFAAHLEFRFPKVGDYAVNGIELELRQALEPWHVLGEEGATGGTVRYVDSSLERLQVKVKGLPPQRCLLTCNGVAVPLHPTGRVGEFVAGVRYRAWQPANCLQPTIPVHAPLVFDLLDTWMGRSLGGCQYHVAHPGGRNYETLPVNANEAESRRMARFFRIGHTPGKLPVPNVEISDELPMTIDLRRF, from the coding sequence AGAAAATCCCCTTCGCCTATGCGTCCGATGAGCGCAAGGAGCTGGCGCCGTACCTCGAAACCTTGCCACTGACGCCGAAATTCAAGGCCTATCTGGACGCCATCGACCGCACTCCGCTGCCGGCGGTGGACTTTCTCGTGGCGCTCAACCAGCGCTTGAGCGAAGACATCGGCTACCTGATCCGCATGGAGCCGGGCGTGCAAACCCCGGAATACACCCTTGAGCACGCCTCCGGTTCCTGCCGCGATTCGGCGTGGTTGCTGGTGCAATTGCTGCGCAACCTCGGATTGGCGGCGCGGTTTGTCTCCGGCTACTTGATTCAACTGACGGCAGACGTGAAAAGCCTTGATGGCCCGTCCGGTACCGAAGTCGATTTCACCGATCTGCACGCCTGGTGCGAGGTGTATTTGCCCGGCGCCGGCTGGATCGGCCTGGATGCCACCTCCGGGTTGTTTGCCGGCGAAGGGCATATCCCGTTGGCCTGCAGTCCCGATCCGTCCTCGGCGGCACCGATCAGTGGCTTGGTCGAGCCGTGCGAATGCGAGTTCAGCCATGAAATGTCGGTGGAACGGATCTGGGAGGCGCCGCGCGTCACCAAACCCTACACCGATGAGCAGTGGCTGGCGATTCAGGCGCTGGGCCGGCAGATCGATGCCGACCTGCTGGCGGATGACGTGCGCCTCACCATGGGCGGCGAGCCGACCTTCGTTTCCATCGACGACCCGGATGGCGCCGAGTGGAACACCGCCGCGCTGGGGCCGGCCAAGCGCAAGCTCTCCGCTGAACTGTTCCAGCGCATGCGCAAGCACTACGCCCCGCAGGGCCTGGTGCATTTCGGCCAAGGCAAGTGGTATCCCGGCGAGCAACTGCCGCGCTGGTCGCTCAATTGCTACTGGCGCCGCGACGGTGTGCCGATCTGGCACAACGATGCATTGATCGCCGACGAGCAACAGGATTACGGCGCCACGGGCGAATTGGCCGGGCGCTTTCTGGCCAGTGTCGCCGAGCGCCTGAAATTGCCTGCACGCTTTGTGTTCCCGGCCTACGAAGACAATTTCTATTACCTCTGGCGCGAGGGCACATTGCCCGGCAACGTCAGTGCTGAAGACTCGCGGCTGGAAGAACCGCTGGAGCGCGCCCGCCTGCGCAAAGTCTTCAGTCAGGGCCTGAACAAGGTGATCGGCCAGGTACTGCCGCTGGCGCGCACCGCCAAGGGCGATCAATGGCAGAGCGGGCGCTGGTACCTGCGCGATGAGCATTGCCGTTTGGTCCCGGGAGATTCGCCGCTGGGCTATCGCTTGCCGCTGGGTTCGCAGCCGTGGGTGAAGGCAGCCGAGTATCCGTTTATTCATCCACAGGATCCGAATCAGGACTTCGCCGCGTTGCCAGACACCGCGCAGCTCAACAGTCCGGGTCAAGCGGCGGCGCCTGACGAACGCGCGCCGAAAATCGACGAATCTGCCGACTGGCTGACCCGCACCGCATTCTGCGCCGAGGCGCGCGAGGGGCGTTTGTATCTGTTCATGCCGCCGCTGGAGCGGGTCGAGGATTATCTGGAGCTGGTCGCGGCCATCGAGGCCACCGCCGAAGAACTGCATTGTCCGGTGTTGCTGGAAGGCTACGAGCCGCCGAGCGATCCGCGCCTGAGCAACTTCCGCATCACCCCGGATCCGGGTGTTATCGAGGTCAACGTGCAGCCCTCGGCATCGTGGGACGAGTTGGTCGAGCGCACCGAGTTTCTTTATGAACAAGCGCGGCAAACCCGCCTGACCAGCGAAAAATTCATGATCGATGGGCGCCACACGGGCACCGGCGGCGGTAACCACTTTGTTCTCGGCGGGGCGACGCCGGCGGATTCACCGTTCCTGCGTCGTCCGGATCTGTTGCGCAGCCTGATCAGTTACTGGCACAACCATCCGTCACTGTCGTATCTGTTCTCGGGATTGTTCATCGGTCCGACGTCGCAGGCGCCGCGGGTCGATGAGGCGCGCAATGATGCGCTGTACGAACTGGAAATCGCTTTCGCGCAGATGCCCGAACCGGGCGAGGAATGCGCGCCGTGGCTGGTTGATCGACTGCTGCGCAATTTGCTGATCGACGTCACCGGCAACACTCACCGTGCCGAGTTCTGTATCGACAAACTGTATTCACCGGACGGCGCCACCGGGCGTCTTGGCCTGCTGGAACTGCGCGCCTTTGAAATGCCGCCCCATGCGCGCATGAGCCTGGCCCAACAGTTACTGTTGCGGGCGCTGGTTGCACGGTTCTGGCGCGAACCTTATGCGCCGCCGAAACTGGCGCGCTGGGGCACTGAATTGCACGACCGTTTCCTGCTGCCGCACTTTATCGAGCAGGATTTTGCCGACGTCATCGTCGAACTCAACAACGCCGGTTATCCGCTGCGGGCGCAATGGTTTGCCGCGCATCTGGAGTTCCGTTTCCCCAAGGTCGGCGATTACGCCGTCAATGGTATCGAACTGGAACTGCGTCAGGCGCTGGAACCCTGGCATGTCCTGGGCGAGGAGGGCGCGACGGGCGGTACGGTGCGTTACGTCGATTCATCGCTGGAGCGTTTGCAGGTAAAGGTCAAGGGTTTGCCGCCGCAGCGCTGTCTGCTGACCTGTAATGGCGTCGCGGTGCCGTTGCACCCGACCGGGCGTGTTGGCGAGTTTGTCGCGGGTGTGCGTTACCGCGCGTGGCAACCGGCCAACTGCTTGCAACCGACCATACCCGTGCATGCACCGCTGGTGTTCGACCTGCTCGACACCTGGATGGGCCGCTCGCTGGGCGGTTGTCAGTACCATGTCGCCCATCCGGGTGGACGCAATTACGAGACGCTGCCGGTCAATGCCAATGAAGCGGAGAGCCGGCGCATGGCGCGTTTTTTCCGCATCGGACACACGCCGGGGAAACTTCCTGTGCCGAACGTGGAAATCAGTGACGAGTTGCCGATGACAATCGATTTGCGACGTTTCTAA
- a CDS encoding circularly permuted type 2 ATP-grasp protein, whose product MPDLLDRYPLTAGTYHELLDGSGAVRPHWQRLFDQLQRSTPAQLVQRQALLARQIQENGVTYNVYADPKGADRPWELDLLPHVIAADEWQQLSAGIAQRARLLNAVLADLYGPQRLISEGLLPAELVFGHNNFLWPCQGIAAPEGAFLHLYAVDLARTPDGRWWVTADRTQAPSGAGYALENRTIVSRAFPELYRDLKVQHLAGFFRTLQETLARQAPCDDDAPLVVLLTPGRFNESYFEHLYLARQLGYPLVEGGDLTVRDATVYLKTLSGLRRVHAIMRRLDDDFCDPLELRTDSALGVPGLLEAVRQGRVLVANALGSGVLESPGLLGFLPTINQYLFGEELILPSIATWWCGEAPVLAQALEKLPELLIKPAFPSQSFAPVFGRDLSEKQRQALAERMQARPYAYVAQELAQLSQAPIWQAENGQLQPRAIGMRMYAVASRDGYRVLPGGLTRVAAEADAEVVSMQRGGASKDTWVLGDRPPSGEQWKTQRNVGVHDLVRRDPYLPSRVVENLFWFGRYCERCDDSARLLRIMLARYVDGDDPQALQAAVNLGERLTLLPDEGELPERLLAALLGEDWSFSLRSNLQRLQWAASQVRGKLSRENWQALVELQREAMELDTEEPDFGELLDFLNRLVMSLAALSGFALDDMTRDEGWRFLMIGRRIERLQFLSSSLAAFLRGAGAFDQAGLEWLLELGNSSITYCSRYLAVAQLIPVLDLLLLDEQNPHAVLFQLKLVTRTLKRMNDDFGAPREAGLPRLVERLTRFDLGCLENPLFGEASVRAALDGLADLLQEIAEASGQVSDRLALRHFAHVDDVSQRTVSV is encoded by the coding sequence ATGCCTGACCTGCTAGACCGCTACCCGCTCACGGCGGGCACCTATCACGAACTGCTCGACGGCAGTGGAGCGGTGCGCCCGCATTGGCAACGGCTGTTCGACCAGTTGCAGCGCAGCACCCCGGCGCAACTGGTGCAGCGTCAGGCGTTGCTGGCGCGGCAGATTCAGGAAAACGGTGTCACCTATAACGTTTACGCCGATCCCAAGGGCGCTGATCGCCCGTGGGAGCTGGATCTGCTGCCCCACGTGATTGCGGCAGATGAATGGCAGCAGTTGTCGGCGGGCATCGCTCAGCGTGCACGTCTGCTCAATGCGGTGTTGGCTGATTTGTACGGGCCGCAGCGCTTGATCAGCGAAGGCCTGTTACCGGCTGAACTGGTGTTTGGTCACAACAATTTTCTCTGGCCTTGTCAGGGCATTGCAGCCCCGGAAGGCGCGTTTCTGCATCTGTATGCGGTGGATCTGGCGCGCACCCCGGATGGACGCTGGTGGGTGACCGCCGATCGTACTCAGGCGCCGTCGGGCGCCGGTTATGCCCTGGAAAACCGCACCATCGTGTCGCGCGCCTTTCCCGAGTTGTACCGGGACTTGAAGGTGCAGCATCTGGCCGGGTTCTTCCGTACCTTGCAGGAAACCCTCGCACGGCAAGCACCGTGTGACGATGACGCGCCGCTGGTGGTGTTGCTGACGCCGGGGCGTTTTAACGAAAGCTATTTTGAACATTTGTATCTGGCCCGCCAGCTCGGCTATCCCTTGGTGGAAGGCGGTGACCTGACGGTGCGCGACGCCACGGTCTACCTGAAAACCCTCAGCGGTCTGCGCCGGGTGCACGCGATCATGCGCCGCCTCGATGATGACTTCTGCGATCCGCTGGAGCTGCGCACGGACTCGGCGCTCGGGGTTCCCGGCCTGCTCGAAGCGGTGCGCCAGGGCCGGGTGCTGGTGGCTAACGCATTGGGCAGCGGTGTGCTGGAATCGCCGGGGTTGCTCGGCTTTTTACCGACGATCAATCAATACCTGTTCGGCGAAGAACTGATCCTGCCGTCGATTGCGACGTGGTGGTGCGGTGAGGCGCCAGTGCTGGCGCAAGCCCTGGAAAAACTGCCGGAATTGCTGATCAAACCCGCCTTTCCCTCACAAAGCTTCGCGCCGGTTTTCGGCCGTGATCTGAGTGAAAAACAGCGTCAGGCGCTCGCCGAGCGCATGCAGGCACGCCCTTATGCCTATGTTGCGCAAGAATTGGCTCAGCTGTCCCAGGCACCGATCTGGCAGGCTGAAAACGGTCAACTGCAACCACGGGCGATCGGCATGCGCATGTATGCGGTGGCCAGTCGCGACGGTTATCGCGTGCTGCCCGGAGGCCTGACCCGAGTGGCCGCCGAGGCCGATGCCGAAGTGGTGTCGATGCAGCGCGGCGGGGCCAGCAAGGACACGTGGGTGTTGGGCGATCGTCCGCCCAGCGGTGAACAGTGGAAGACTCAACGCAACGTCGGCGTCCACGATCTGGTGCGGCGCGACCCGTATCTACCCTCGCGGGTGGTGGAAAACCTGTTCTGGTTCGGTCGTTACTGCGAACGTTGCGACGACAGTGCGCGGCTGCTGCGGATCATGCTCGCGCGCTACGTCGACGGCGATGACCCGCAAGCGCTACAGGCAGCGGTCAATCTCGGCGAGCGACTGACGCTGTTACCGGATGAAGGTGAACTGCCGGAGCGCTTGCTCGCTGCGCTGCTCGGCGAAGACTGGTCGTTCAGTCTGCGCTCCAACCTGCAGCGCCTGCAGTGGGCGGCCTCGCAAGTGCGCGGCAAGCTCTCGCGGGAGAACTGGCAGGCGCTGGTCGAGTTGCAACGCGAGGCGATGGAGCTGGACACCGAAGAACCGGATTTCGGCGAGTTGCTGGATTTTCTCAACCGGCTGGTGATGTCGCTGGCGGCGTTATCCGGATTTGCCCTGGACGATATGACCCGCGACGAAGGCTGGCGCTTTCTGATGATCGGCCGGCGCATCGAGCGACTGCAGTTTCTCAGCAGCAGTCTGGCGGCATTTCTGCGCGGTGCGGGGGCGTTCGATCAGGCAGGGCTGGAATGGTTGCTGGAACTCGGCAACAGCAGCATCACTTACTGTTCACGCTATCTGGCGGTGGCGCAGTTGATCCCAGTGCTCGACCTGTTGCTGCTGGATGAGCAAAACCCGCACGCCGTGCTGTTCCAGTTGAAACTGGTGACCCGTACGTTGAAGCGTATGAATGATGACTTCGGTGCGCCTCGAGAGGCCGGGCTGCCGCGACTGGTTGAGCGTCTGACGCGGTTCGATCTCGGTTGCCTGGAGAACCCGCTGTTCGGCGAAGCCAGCGTTCGCGCGGCACTTGATGGTCTGGCGGATCTGTTGCAGGAAATCGCCGAGGCCAGCGGTCAGGTGTCGGATCGTCTGGCCTTGCGCCATTTCGCTCACGTCGATGATGTCAGCCAGCGCACGGTGTCCGTCTGA
- a CDS encoding transglutaminase family protein, whose amino-acid sequence MSAHYQILHDTCYHYDSPVSLAQQLAHLWPRECTWQRCTEQQLLISPTPTARRDELDVFGNPLTRLAFERPHDELQVNARLTIEVLPRPALDFNQSPAWELTRDALTYSSQPLSADLLEACRYRFQSPYVHLKRSFVEFSQSCFAPGQPLLLGVQALMQKIFSEFTFDAEATQVATPLVEVLERRRGVCQDFAHLMLACVRSRGLAARYVSGYLLTQPPPGQPRLIGADASHAWVSVFCPVLGWVDFDPTNNVQPALEHITLAWGRDFSDVSPLRGVILGGGSHDPEVRVTVMPLD is encoded by the coding sequence ATGAGCGCGCACTATCAGATCCTGCATGACACCTGTTATCACTACGACAGCCCGGTGTCGCTGGCGCAGCAACTGGCGCATCTGTGGCCTCGCGAGTGCACATGGCAACGCTGCACCGAGCAGCAATTGCTGATCAGCCCGACGCCAACCGCGCGGCGTGATGAACTGGATGTGTTCGGTAATCCCCTGACCCGTCTGGCGTTCGAGCGTCCCCATGATGAGCTGCAGGTCAATGCGCGGCTGACCATCGAGGTATTGCCGCGCCCTGCGCTGGATTTCAATCAGTCTCCGGCCTGGGAGCTGACCCGGGATGCGCTGACCTACAGCAGTCAGCCGCTGTCCGCCGATTTGCTGGAAGCCTGTCGCTACCGGTTCCAGTCGCCGTATGTGCATTTGAAACGCAGCTTCGTCGAGTTCTCGCAAAGCTGCTTTGCGCCGGGGCAGCCATTACTGCTCGGTGTACAGGCGCTGATGCAGAAGATTTTCAGTGAATTTACGTTCGATGCCGAAGCAACCCAAGTGGCGACGCCGCTGGTTGAGGTGCTGGAGCGGCGACGCGGGGTGTGTCAGGACTTTGCCCATCTGATGCTTGCCTGTGTGCGTTCCCGTGGGCTGGCGGCGCGTTATGTCAGTGGTTATCTGCTGACTCAGCCACCACCGGGGCAGCCGCGCTTGATCGGTGCCGATGCATCCCATGCCTGGGTGTCGGTGTTTTGCCCGGTGCTGGGCTGGGTTGATTTCGATCCGACCAACAACGTGCAGCCGGCGCTGGAGCACATTACGTTGGCGTGGGGGCGGGACTTTTCCGATGTGTCGCCGTTGCGCGGGGTGATACTCGGCGGCGGCAGTCATGATCCGGAAGTCCGCGTTACGGTAATGCCCCTGGATTAA
- a CDS encoding TIGR00730 family Rossman fold protein, with amino-acid sequence MSLKSVCVFCGANAGTVPAYTEAAIALGRALAERKLTLVYGGGAVGLMGIVADAALAAGGEVIGIIPQSLMDKEIGHKSLTRLEVVDGMHARKARMAELSDAFIALPGGLGTLEELFEVWTWGQLGYHGKPLGLLEVNGFYSKLTAFLDHIVGEGFVRAPHRDMLQVSESPQTLLDALDNWKPTVTPKWVDQKPG; translated from the coding sequence ATGTCTCTGAAATCCGTTTGTGTATTTTGCGGTGCCAACGCCGGCACTGTCCCGGCTTACACCGAAGCCGCCATCGCCCTTGGCCGGGCCTTGGCTGAACGCAAGTTGACCCTGGTCTACGGCGGTGGCGCCGTGGGTTTGATGGGCATTGTTGCCGACGCTGCACTGGCCGCTGGCGGCGAAGTGATCGGCATCATCCCGCAAAGCTTGATGGACAAGGAAATCGGCCACAAGAGCCTGACACGCCTGGAAGTCGTCGATGGCATGCACGCACGCAAGGCGCGCATGGCTGAGCTCAGCGATGCGTTCATCGCCCTGCCCGGCGGCCTCGGCACGCTGGAAGAGCTGTTCGAAGTCTGGACCTGGGGCCAGCTCGGCTACCACGGCAAACCACTGGGTCTGCTGGAAGTGAACGGTTTCTATAGCAAACTCACCGCATTTCTTGACCATATCGTCGGCGAAGGCTTCGTTCGCGCGCCACACCGTGACATGCTGCAAGTGAGCGAATCGCCGCAAACGCTGCTCGATGCCCTGGACAACTGGAAGCCGACCGTCACGCCAAAATGGGTCGACCAAAAACCCGGCTAA
- the azu gene encoding azurin: MFSKVVAVSLLALASSQLMAAECKTTVDSTDQMSFNTKEIVIDKSCKTFTVELTHSGSLPKNVMGHNLVVSKTADMQPIATDGLAAGIDKNYLKDGDDRVIAHTKIIGAGEKDSVTFDVSKLAAGTDYGFFCSFPGHISMMKGTITVK; encoded by the coding sequence ATGTTTTCCAAAGTTGTTGCGGTATCCCTGCTGGCGCTGGCCAGCAGCCAATTGATGGCTGCCGAGTGCAAAACCACCGTTGACTCCACCGATCAGATGTCCTTCAACACCAAGGAAATCGTGATCGACAAGAGCTGCAAGACCTTCACCGTTGAACTGACCCACTCCGGCAGCCTGCCGAAGAACGTCATGGGCCATAACCTGGTCGTCAGCAAAACCGCAGACATGCAGCCGATCGCCACTGACGGCCTCGCCGCTGGCATCGACAAGAACTACCTGAAAGACGGCGACGATCGCGTTATCGCCCATACCAAAATCATCGGTGCTGGCGAGAAAGATTCGGTGACCTTCGATGTATCGAAGCTGGCAGCGGGCACCGATTACGGCTTCTTCTGCTCGTTCCCGGGCCACATCTCGATGATGAAAGGCACGATTACTGTCAAGTAA
- the nadE gene encoding ammonia-dependent NAD(+) synthetase, translating to MQAVQREIAQQLKVQPPFADYQALQAEVARRIAFIQDCLVNSGLKTLVLGISGGVDSLTAGLLAQRAMRELRDQTGDNSYKFIAVRLPYETQFDEHDAQASVDFIAPDERHTVNIGPAVKSLASEVAAFEGKHAVSVDFVLGNTKARMRMVAQYTIAGAAHGLVIGTDHAAEAVMGFFTKFGDGACDLAPLSGLVKNQVRAIARSFGAPESLVEKVPTADLEDLSPGKPDEASHGVTYAEIDAFLHGEQVRQEAFDIIVATYNKTHHKRVMPFAP from the coding sequence ATGCAAGCCGTACAGCGTGAGATTGCGCAGCAGCTCAAGGTGCAACCACCGTTCGCCGATTATCAGGCACTGCAGGCCGAAGTCGCCCGGCGCATTGCCTTTATTCAGGATTGCCTGGTCAATTCCGGGCTCAAAACGCTGGTGCTGGGCATCAGCGGCGGCGTCGACTCGCTGACCGCCGGCCTCTTGGCCCAGCGGGCGATGCGTGAACTGCGCGACCAGACCGGCGACAACAGCTACAAATTCATCGCCGTGCGCCTGCCATACGAAACCCAGTTCGACGAGCACGACGCCCAGGCTTCGGTGGACTTCATCGCCCCGGACGAACGCCACACGGTCAACATCGGCCCGGCGGTGAAATCGCTGGCCAGCGAAGTCGCGGCGTTTGAAGGCAAACACGCGGTTTCGGTGGACTTCGTGCTCGGCAATACCAAGGCGCGGATGCGCATGGTCGCCCAGTACACCATCGCCGGCGCGGCGCACGGGTTGGTAATCGGCACCGATCATGCGGCGGAAGCGGTGATGGGTTTCTTCACCAAGTTTGGTGACGGCGCCTGCGATCTGGCGCCGCTGAGTGGTCTGGTGAAGAATCAGGTTCGCGCGATTGCGCGCAGCTTTGGCGCGCCGGAGTCGCTGGTCGAGAAAGTCCCGACGGCGGATCTCGAAGACCTGTCGCCGGGTAAACCGGACGAGGCGTCCCATGGCGTGACCTATGCCGAGATCGATGCATTCCTGCACGGCGAGCAGGTGCGTCAGGAAGCATTCGACATCATCGTCGCGACCTACAACAAGACCCATCACAAACGCGTGATGCCGTTTGCCCCATAA
- the pncB gene encoding nicotinate phosphoribosyltransferase, with protein MSESVFADRIVQNLLDTDFYKLTMMQAVLHNYPNVEVEWEFRCRNSEDLRPYLAEIRYQIERLAELSLSADQLSFLERISFLKPDFLRFLGLFRFNLRYVHTGIENGELFIRLRGPWLHVILYEVPLLAIVSEVRNRYRYRETVLEQAREQLYRKFDWLTANASADELSQLQVADFGTRRRFSFGVQAEVVNVLKHDFPGRFVGTSNVHLSRELDMKPLGTMAHEWIMAHQQLGPRLIDSQIAALDCWVREYRGLLGIALTDCITTDAFLGDFDLFFAKLFDGLRHDSGDPVVWGEKCIAHYHKLGIDPMSKTLVFSDSLTLPKSLEIFRALHGRINVSFGIGTNLTCDIPGVEPMSIVLKMTACNGQPVAKISDEPGKSHCKDPNFVAYLRHVFQVPADSRLSSKE; from the coding sequence ATGAGCGAGAGCGTGTTTGCCGATCGCATCGTGCAGAACCTGCTCGACACCGACTTCTACAAACTGACGATGATGCAGGCGGTGCTGCACAACTACCCCAACGTCGAAGTCGAATGGGAGTTTCGTTGCCGTAATAGCGAGGATCTGCGCCCGTATCTGGCCGAGATCCGCTATCAGATAGAGCGTCTGGCCGAGCTGAGCCTGAGCGCCGATCAACTGAGTTTTCTGGAGCGCATCAGCTTCCTCAAACCGGATTTCCTGCGCTTCCTCGGTCTGTTCCGCTTCAACCTGCGCTACGTGCATACCGGCATCGAAAACGGTGAGCTGTTCATCCGTCTGCGCGGGCCGTGGCTGCATGTGATTCTCTATGAAGTGCCATTGTTGGCGATCGTCAGCGAAGTGCGTAACCGCTACCGCTATCGTGAAACCGTGCTGGAACAGGCGCGCGAGCAGCTCTATCGCAAGTTCGACTGGCTGACCGCCAATGCCTCGGCCGACGAGTTATCGCAGCTGCAGGTCGCCGATTTCGGCACCCGTCGGCGGTTTTCGTTCGGCGTTCAGGCAGAAGTGGTGAACGTACTCAAACATGACTTCCCCGGACGTTTTGTCGGCACCAGTAACGTGCATCTGTCGCGAGAACTGGACATGAAACCGCTGGGCACCATGGCCCACGAGTGGATCATGGCGCACCAGCAACTCGGTCCACGGCTGATCGACAGCCAGATCGCCGCGCTTGATTGCTGGGTTCGCGAATACCGTGGACTGCTGGGGATCGCGCTGACCGACTGCATCACCACCGATGCATTCCTCGGCGATTTCGATCTGTTCTTCGCCAAGCTGTTCGACGGCCTGCGCCATGACTCCGGCGATCCTGTGGTGTGGGGCGAAAAATGCATCGCGCATTACCACAAGCTCGGCATCGACCCGATGAGCAAGACCCTGGTGTTCTCCGACAGCCTGACCCTGCCCAAGTCGCTGGAAATATTCCGCGCGCTGCACGGTCGGATCAACGTCAGCTTCGGTATCGGCACCAACCTCACCTGTGACATTCCGGGTGTCGAACCCATGAGCATCGTGCTTAAAATGACTGCCTGCAACGGCCAGCCGGTGGCGAAGATCTCCGACGAGCCAGGCAAGTCCCACTGCAAAGACCCGAATTTCGTCGCCTACTTGCGACACGTGTTCCAGGTTCCTGCCGATTCCCGTCTATCTAGCAAGGAGTGA
- a CDS encoding LysR substrate-binding domain-containing protein, with translation MLNKRHLPSITALQCFEAVTRHLSFTRAAEELNLTQSAVSKQVAQLEELLQHLLFRRVRRRLQMTPAGDLYLVEVRKILTQVEMSTHYLRSYGGETEVLRVSTPSTFGARWLVPRLKGWRLRHPSIHLDLCNEQEADDLLQGRSDLAFYFGQGSRPGTECLKLFGEELVPVCAPGSLPDTPLTDPTQLTDLVLLQNASRPQAWHDWFDSQGYQTEHSYHGPRFETFYMCIRAAQVGCGVALLPRFLVEEELVDGKLVIPWQHAMPSSDAYYLAYPEHVAEVPKVRDFVKWMLEQIDNP, from the coding sequence ATGCTGAACAAACGCCACTTGCCCTCGATCACCGCGTTGCAGTGCTTCGAGGCCGTGACCCGGCACCTGAGCTTCACCCGCGCCGCCGAGGAGCTGAACCTGACCCAGAGCGCGGTGAGCAAACAGGTCGCGCAGCTTGAAGAGTTGCTGCAACACTTGTTGTTTCGCCGCGTGCGGCGGCGCTTGCAGATGACCCCGGCCGGGGATTTGTACTTGGTTGAAGTACGAAAAATCCTCACGCAAGTTGAAATGTCGACGCATTACCTGCGTTCCTACGGCGGCGAAACTGAAGTCCTGCGCGTATCTACGCCATCGACCTTCGGCGCGCGTTGGCTGGTTCCGCGCCTGAAAGGCTGGCGGCTGCGCCATCCATCGATTCATCTGGACTTGTGCAACGAGCAGGAAGCGGATGACCTGCTGCAAGGGCGCAGTGACCTGGCGTTCTATTTTGGTCAGGGCTCACGGCCCGGCACTGAATGCCTGAAGCTGTTCGGCGAAGAGTTGGTGCCAGTGTGCGCGCCGGGCAGCCTGCCGGACACACCGTTGACTGACCCGACGCAACTCACTGATCTGGTGCTGCTGCAAAATGCCTCGCGCCCGCAAGCGTGGCACGACTGGTTCGACAGTCAGGGTTACCAGACCGAGCACAGCTACCACGGGCCGCGTTTCGAAACCTTTTATATGTGCATCCGTGCCGCGCAGGTTGGCTGCGGTGTGGCGTTGTTGCCACGGTTTCTGGTGGAAGAGGAATTGGTCGACGGCAAACTGGTCATTCCTTGGCAGCATGCCATGCCCAGTTCCGACGCCTATTACCTGGCGTACCCGGAGCATGTGGCGGAAGTACCGAAGGTGCGGGATTTTGTGAAATGGATGCTCGAACAGATTGATAACCCCTGA